From the genome of Vicia villosa cultivar HV-30 ecotype Madison, WI linkage group LG2, Vvil1.0, whole genome shotgun sequence, one region includes:
- the LOC131652595 gene encoding uncharacterized protein LOC131652595, whose product MMEGAFISTKEENIDLNQITLRRPFHLSDLDDIMVWTTDEKVANFCSWKPYTSKDEGVKFIETIPTKFLWCKAICLNDRAIGRISLKSRSPHDKSRNKTAELGYVIASKYWGKGIATCAVKQVVKVVFNELSHLERVEAFVDVENVGSQRVLEKAGFQKEGVLRKYLFMKGKSRDMIMFSVLFSDIKL is encoded by the coding sequence ATGATGGAGGGAGCTTTTATTTCTACCAAAGAAGAGAATATTGATTTGAACCAAATCACACTCCGACGACCCTTTCATCTTTCAGACCTTGATGATATCATGGTATGGACAACTGATGAAAAAGTGGCCAATTTCTGTTCTTGGAAACCTTACACAAGCAAAGACGAAGGCGTCAAATTCATTGAAACTATACCAACCAAGTTTCTATGGTGCAAAGCAATATGTCTAAATGATCGCGCTATTGGACGTATTTCTCTAAAATCAAGATCACCACATGATAAAAGCAGGAACAAAACTGCAGAACTTGGTTATGTTATAGCCTCTAAATATTGGGGTAAAGGGATTGCCACATGTGCTGTGAAACAAGTTGTTAAGGTTGTTTTCAATGAACTGTCACACTTGGAAAGGGTTGAAGCTtttgttgatgttgaaaatgttggGTCTCAGAGAGTTTTGGAGAAAGCAGGCTTCCAAAAGGAAGGAGTTCTGAGAAAGTATTTGTTCATGAAAGGAAAGAGCAGAGACATGATCATGTTCAGTGTTCTTTTTAGTGATATCAAACTATGA
- the LOC131652596 gene encoding uncharacterized protein LOC131652596 — protein MEGTLISSKPCAKENSIDLTQITLRAFNLTDLNDVMVWTTDEKVAKFCSWEPYTSKDQGISFIEDTESKFLCCKAICLDDRAIGCMMMFSSDDKCRNKTAELGYHLGSKYWGKGIGTCAVKQIVNFAFSELSYLERLEALVDVENVGSQRVLQKAGFKMEGVLRKYLFMKEKSRDMTMFSVLSTDL, from the coding sequence ATGGAGGGAACACTTATTTCTTCCAAGCCATGTGCCAAAGAAAATAGCATTGATTTAACTCAAATCACACTACGAGCCTTTAATCTTACTGACCTCAATGATGTTATGGTGTGGACAACTGATGAAAAGGTGGCTAAATTCTGCTCTTGGGAGCCTTACACCAGCAAAGATCAAGGTATCAGCTTCATTGAAGATACAGAAAGTAAGTTTTTATGTTGCAAAGCGATATGTCTTGATGATCGTGCTATTGGGTGTATGATGATGTTCTCATCTGATGATAAATGTAGAAACAAAACTGCAGAACTTGGTTATCATCTAGGTTCTAAATACTGGGGTAAAGGGATTGGTACATGTGCTGTGAAACAAATTGTTAATTTTGCATTCAGTGAATTGTCATACTTGGAAAGGCTTGAAGCTCTGGTTGATGTGGAAAATGTTGGGTCTCAAAGAGTCTTGCAGAAAGCTGGTTTCAAAATGGAGGGAGTTCTTAGGAAGTATTTGTTCATGAAAGAAAAAAGCAGAGATATGACCATGTTCAGTGTTCTTTCAACTGATCTCTAA
- the LOC131652597 gene encoding DNA-directed RNA polymerase II subunit RPB7, with translation MFFHIVLERNMQLHPRYFGRNLRDNLVSKLMKDVEGTCSGRHGFVVAVTGIENIGKGIIRDGTGFVTFPVKYQCVVFRPFKGEILESVVTMVNKMGFFAEAGPVQIFVSNHLIPDDMEFQSGDMPNYTTSDGSVKIQKDSEVRLKIIGTRVDATEIFCIGTIKDDFLGVINDPAAV, from the exons ATGTTTTTCCATATAGTGCTCGAGCGAAACATGCAACTGCACCCACGTTATTTTGGTCGTAATCTTCGCGATAATCTAGTGTCCAAGCTAATGAAAGATGTAGAAGGCACCTGTAGTGGTCGACATGGATTTGTGGTGGCGGTTACTGGGATTGAAAATATTGGGAAAGGGATAATTCGTGATGGGACAGGGTTTGTGACCTTTCCGGTTAAGTACCAATGTGTTGTCTTCAGACCATTTAAGGGAGAGATCTTAGAATCTGTTGTTACAATGGTGAACAAG ATGGGTTTTTTTGCTGAAGCCGGACCAGTTCAAATCTTCGTTTCAAACCAT TTGATTCCAGATGATATGGAGTTCCAGTCTGGAGACATGCCAAACTACACTACATCAGATGGATCA GTTAAAATTCAGAAAGATAGTGAAGTGAGACTAAAGATTATTGGGACTCGAGTGGATGCTACTGAAATT TTCTGCATAGGTACCATAAAAGATGATTTCTTGGGTGTGATCAACGATCCTGCTGCAGTTTAA
- the LOC131650400 gene encoding uncharacterized protein LOC131650400, producing the protein MKLRCPFRVRSVPSGTGWKVMVKYGMHNHRLVKDMLGYDILGRLKDDERKFVNDMTKYNMAPRYIASAMRDKDPENLTSITQIYRARSTYRLGKRGALTEMQILLSLIHQEKYMCWSRNKENSDIVADIFWTHPDYVKLLNMLPLVLIFYCTYKTNRYRLSLLEIIGVTSTKLTFSAAFAYLEHDREEIFTWALERLKELFYYEKLLPDVMVTDQELALMNAIESVFQNASHLMCTFHILKNVSMKCKEYVKSERQEHVMDKRNNMMYSNTEDEFDVHLNHLESVCGDIPSFVKVNSAHWRLKNMLTTSRGDLCASWEDMNTMLGLQLGSIRVSFKKSIVNIEHQYNTPFYSKLHNFVSRQCIQIIRKELERVKFVGASKQRCGCYIRRTHELPCACQLGGYQILSIPIHLEFIHVFWTKLQISEYKVSHDESKWDLEEECEELKRQFSTMDIVGQRALKKKVCDIAYPSTSSMCPPPVKYKPKKGVKKSRKREESDVHRDPSQWEYADASQESQTTKRSCTQPSGSQSSAIPIGKQPSTKSAKGKYLSQFPSFFHPFINVIVDVE; encoded by the exons ATGAAGCTTAGATGTCCATTTAGAGTGAGATCTGTTCCAAGTGGTACTGGTTGGAAGGTGATGGTTAAATATGGGATGCATAATCATAGACTAGTTAAGGATATGTTAGGTTATGACATCTTGGGCCGTCTAAAAGATGATGAAAGAAAATTTGTGAATGACATGACGAAGTACAATATGGCACCAAGGTACATCGCGTCTGCTATGAGAGACAAAGACCCAGAAAACCTCACGAGTATTACCCAAATATACCGAGCTAGATCAACATACAGATTGGGCAAAAGGGGTGCACTGACAGAGATGCAAATTTTATTGAGCcttattcaccaagagaaatacaTGTGTTGGTCTAGAAATAAGGAGAATTCAGATATTGTGGCTGATATCTTCTGGACACACCCTGACTATGTCAAGTTGTTGAATATGCTTCCTCTGGTGTTGATTTTTTATtgcacgtacaagacaaacag GTACCGACTATCACTGCTTGAGATTATTGGTGTTACATCAACTAAATTGACGTTTTCAGCTGCTTTTGCATATTTGGAACACGATAGGGAGGAGATATTCACATGGGCACTAGAGAGGCTCAAGGAGTTGTTCTATTATGAGAAGTTGCTACCAGATGTCATGGTGACCGACCAGGAACTTGCATTAATGAATGCCATTGAATCTGTGTTTCAAAATGCGTCTCATTTGATGTGTAcgtttcatattttaaaaaatgttagcATGAAATGTAAAGAGTATGTCAAATCAGAAAGACAAGAACATGTCATGGATAAACGGAACAACATGATGTATTCAAATACAGAAGATGAATTTGATGTACATCTCAACCACTTAGAGAGTGTATGTGGTGATATTCCATCATTTGTCAA GGTGAATTCTGCACATTGGAGACTAAAGAACATGTTAACGACAAGTCGTGGTGATTTATGTGCAAGTTGGGAGGATATGAATACAATGTTGGGGTTGCAGCTAGGTTCCATAAGAGTGTCGTTTAAAAAAAGTATCGTTAATATTGAGCATCAGTATAACACTCCATTCTATTCTAAATTGCACAATTTTGTTTCAAGGCAGTGTATACAAATCATTAGAAAGGAACTAGAAAGAGTCAAATTTGTTGGTGCGAGCAAGCAGAGATGTGGTTGCTACATTAGAAGAACACATGAGTTACCGTGTGCGTGTCAGCTCGGCGGTTACCAGATTCTATCCATACCTATACATTTGGAATTTATTCATGTGTTTTGGACAAAATTGCAAATTTCAGAATATAAGGTGAGTCATGACGAGAGCAAATGGGATTTAGAAGAGGAGTGCGAAGAGTTGAAGCGACAATTCAGTACTATGGATATTGTGGGTCAAAGGGCATTGAAGAAAAAAGTTTGTGATATTGCTTATCCATCCACATCTTCAATGTGTCCACCGCCGGTGAAATACAAGCCAAAGAAAGGAGTTAAGAAGAGTAGAAAAAGGGAAGAAAGTGATGTTCATCGTGATCCAAGTCAGTGGGAATATGCTGATGCTTCGCAGGAAAGTCAGACTACAAAGAGATCATGCACACAACCTAGTGGGAGTCAATCGTCAGCCATACCGATTGGTAAGCAACCTTCTACTAAATCTGCAAAAGGGAAGTACTTGTCTCAGTTTCCTTCTTTCTTTCATCCATTTATCAATGTAATTGTTGATGTTGAATAG
- the LOC131647144 gene encoding small ribosomal subunit protein eS1: MAVGKNKRISKGKKGGKKKAADPFAKKDWYDIKAPSVFHVKNVGKTLVSRTQGTKIASDGLKHRVFEVSLADLQGDEDNAFRKIRLRAEDVQGKNLLTNFWGMDFTTDKLRSLVRKWQTLIEAHVDVKTTDNYTLRMFCIGFTKRRANQVKRTCYAQSSQIRQIRRKMREIMVNQATSCDLKELVRKFIPEMIGKEIEKHTGGIYPLQNVFIRKVKILKAPKFDLGKLMEVHGDYSEDVGTKVERPADETVVEGTPEIVGA, encoded by the exons ATGGCTGTTGGAAAAAACAAACGGATTTCAAAGGGAAAGAAGGGTGGCAAGAAGAAGGC TGCCGATCCCTTTGCAAAGAAGGACTGGTATGATATCAAGGCCCCTTCTGTCTTCCATGTCAAGAATGTCGGCAAAACACTTGTCTCCCGTACTCAGGGTACCAAG ATTGCTTCTGATGGACTCAAACATCGTGTGTTTGAGGTATCATTGGCTGATCTTCAAGGAGATGAAGACAATGCTTTCAGGAAGATCAGGCTGAGGGCTGAAGATGTTCAGGGGAAAAACCTCCTGACCAACTTCTGG GGTATGGATTTCACAACTGACAAGCTCAGGTCATTGGTTCGCAAATGGCAAACTCTTATTGAAGCCCATGTCGATGTGAAGACCACCGACAATTatactcttaggatgttttgcaTTGGGTTCACCAAGAGGAGAGCAAACCAAGTTAAGAGGACTTGTTATGCCCAGTCAAGCCAGATCAGACAG atcCGTAGGAAGATGAGGGAGATCATGGTCAACCAAGCAACTTCCTGTGACCTGAAAGAGCTTGTGCGCAAATTTATCCCTGAGATGATTGGAAAGGAGATTGAGAAGCACACAGGTGGCATCTACCCTCTCCAGAATGTTTTCATTCGTAAAGTCAAGATCCTGAAAGCTCCTAAGTTTGATCTTGGGAAACTAATGGAG GTTCATGGTGATTACTCAGAAGATGTTGGCACCAAGGTAGAAAGACCAGCTGATGAGACAGTGGTTGAGGGAACCCCtgaaattgttggagcttga